The Methanococcus voltae nucleotide sequence GGTATCTTTGTAGAAGTTATGAAAGATGTTACCTTTGGAGTACATCCAATAACCAAAAACTACGCTGAAGAGATGTTACAACAACTTAGAACATATAAAATCCTCGAAGGTGTAAGGGGAGAACCTAGAAGAGATATTGAATTTATTAAGGAATTAATCGTAAGAGTAGGTGTAATTATGGAAGCTTACGATGAAATTCAGGAAATTGACATAAATCCTGTTTTCGTTAAAGAAGACGGTAAAAAAGGTGTGATAGGAGACGCTCTTATCATGACAAATTAATTATATTATTATGTTTATTAAGAAATATAATAATATATCTTTATTTTAATTTTTTAAACTACTATATTGCGTATACGATTATTATATAGCCTATTTTAAATTGATTAAATCATTCAAAAAAGTATTAAAATATTTTATATAATATGCGACAATCATATAAAATTAAAAATAAATTTGTTATTTTGTATAATTAATATATAATACGATGTTTAGATAAGATTTAATCCATTTTGGTTCTTAAATCTTAACAACATCCACCTGCTCCTTGTATGGCAAGATATTTTCCACTGAATACTGACTTTTTTAATACAATGTTTACACTTTCGAGCACTTGTTTTGCCATTTTGTCAATGTAAACCTTAAACTCTGGTTCTTCGTGTATTAATTCATCTGTATCCATTATTTTATCCACTAAATCTACTGAAAATTTAGGCCCTCCTCAACCAAATCCTTCAAATACTACAATGAAGTCCTTTGAAGTTGCTTGAGGTAGTTTTTCCATGATGAATTCTCTAGCATCATCTGATATGGTAACTGGTATCATCTTAACACCTCCTGTGTAATTCTATATAATTATTAAATATATAGGTTTAACTCACAACTATATTTATAAGGTTATTAGATATCTTAATACCTAATTGATAAAAAAAGAAATTATAACGACGTATACTGTAAAAAAATTAAAAATAGAAATAAAAGTACAATAATAAGCAAGTAAAAATTTAAAAATTTAAAAATTTAAGTAAAATAAAAGATTTAGTTTTAAGTTTTAGGTATAAAAAATTAGAATAATAAATCCAATAATATTTTTCAATATTATTAAATTATTCTAAGTCTCCTCTATCGGTAACTTTTTCTAATTTACAGTTGTTTTCTGGAATTTCTTCGAATCTTGATTCTAAAGCTTTTAAAACTTTAGGTACTGAGGTATATTCCATCATTGATTCTGGTAATCTGTGAGGTTGGAATGGACCCATGCTTCTCATCATGTCAGCCATTTCTAAAGCTTTATCTCTTGCTTTATCGAATGCTTTGTCTGCGAATAAGTCATTTGGACCAACTAATCTTCCTTTTGATAATTGGAATCCTAAAGCCATAATTCTTGCAGGACCATCGAATCTTGAAGGCATAGCGTCTTCTTCTCCAACTGGCATCATTGGACCCCAGTGGCATCCTCTCATCCATCCTGATACTAAGTGTGGGTTAGCGAAAGCTTCTAAAAGTTCACCAACTGCAGGGAAACCGCTTTGAGCTCTTACGATAGCTACAGGGTCGTCTTTACCAACGTATTCTCCTGCCATCATGTTTAATTTTTCTGAACTTGCAACAGCTGCAATTTCGTTGTCGTATCCCCTGTAAACTCTCTTAATTGCGTATCTTTCTAAGTTTCCGATTAAAGCTAATAAGGAGTATGTTTCAGCAGGTGTGCTCATTAAAACTCTTTTGTGGTCGATAATGTCCATAACTTCGTATTTGAAACCTTCTGTCATTGATGGGTCAAATACTAAACCTGGTGTGTTGAATGGACTGCTAAACATTTTGTAGAATGGCAAGTTAAATGCTGCAGGGTCTGTTTTATCACAGCAAAATACAACTAATGGTTCGCTTCTTCTTTCTACGAATTCCATTTCTGCACATCCTGGACCTAAACCTTTAACGTTTCCTGAAAATGAGTCTGATAATAAATCTTGACCTGC carries:
- a CDS encoding iron-sulfur cluster biosynthesis family protein; the encoded protein is MIPVTISDDAREFIMEKLPQATSKDFIVVFEGFGUGGPKFSVDLVDKIMDTDELIHEEPEFKVYIDKMAKQVLESVNIVLKKSVFSGKYLAIQGAGGCC
- the fbp gene encoding fructose-1,6-bisphosphate aldolase/phosphatase, whose amino-acid sequence is MEEKVTVSVIKADVGGLCGHTLAPIELLDAVEYVVENAVDETLIDYYVTNCGDDIDIVMTHNKGTDNDEVHKLAWDALTDATEVAKELKLYGAGQDLLSDSFSGNVKGLGPGCAEMEFVERRSEPLVVFCCDKTDPAAFNLPFYKMFSSPFNTPGLVFDPSMTEGFKYEVMDIIDHKRVLMSTPAETYSLLALIGNLERYAIKRVYRGYDNEIAAVASSEKLNMMAGEYVGKDDPVAIVRAQSGFPAVGELLEAFANPHLVSGWMRGCHWGPMMPVGEEDAMPSRFDGPARIMALGFQLSKGRLVGPNDLFADKAFDKARDKALEMADMMRSMGPFQPHRLPESMMEYTSVPKVLKALESRFEEIPENNCKLEKVTDRGDLE